In Lycium ferocissimum isolate CSIRO_LF1 chromosome 11, AGI_CSIRO_Lferr_CH_V1, whole genome shotgun sequence, a single genomic region encodes these proteins:
- the LOC132036216 gene encoding TMV resistance protein N-like translates to MKLEKGKFISTELLKAIEESRTAIIIFSEDYASSTWCLEELTMIMDCVDKKEQKAYPIFYNIEPSDIRMKGESNSFAKALEKHVEDYKASFEKLVTKHEADFKCGLQKVLANKTDRALRKKKR, encoded by the coding sequence ATGAAACTTGAAAAAGGTAAGTTCATTTCAACAGAACTCTTGAAAGCCATTGAGGAATCAAGAACTGCCATTATTATCTTCTCTGAGGACTATGCTTCATCCACCTGGTGCTTGGAGGAGCTCACAATGATCATGGACTGTGTTGACAAGAAGGAACAGAAAGCATATCCTATCTTCTATAATATTGAGCCATCAGATATACGCATGAAAGGTGAGAGCAACAGCTTTGCTAAAGCGTTGGAAAAACACGTGGAAGATTACAAGGCTAGTTTTGAGAAGTTGGTAACCAAACACGAGGCAGATTTCAAGTGTGGTCTGCAGAAGGTATTAGCCAACAAGACAGATCGTGctctcagaaaaaaaaaaagataa
- the LOC132037106 gene encoding disease resistance protein Roq1-like, producing MITSEICTTPFQRTENYLVGIESCIGGVESLLKFRSGDICFIGIWGIEGAGKTTVARKFFYQISHQFQGPCFFANVREESKKHGLMYLQKTLLSRLLNEKPMNIASFYEGADLIKRRLCHWKVLIVFDDVDDDHQLEYLVGKHDWFGDGSRVITTTRNKDLLRSHDQLYSVPELAKDEALELFSWHSFQKRTPDKDFLELSESVVDYAKGLPLALKVSGSFLNKRGIIEWRSALDRLRDTGYEKNFERLSLSLNGLNHEEKNIFLDIAYFFRRRKRYDVITILNSFGFRSEIGIDALIQKSVLYISKGMVEMHDLIEQMGQQVARNVDRTNHRITRDRGMNKI from the coding sequence ATGATAACTTCCGAAATATGCACCACACCATTTCAAAGAACTGAAAACTATCTAGTAGGAATCGAATCTTGTATAGGTGGAGTAGAATCATTATTGAAGTTTCGATCAGGTGATATCTGTTTTATTGGAATATGGGGGATCGAAGGCGCCGGGAAGACAACTGTTGCAAGAAAATTTTTTTACCAGATTTCTCATCAATTTCAAGGGCCTTGTTTTTTTGCTAATGTTAGAGAAGAATCAAAGAAACATGGGCTGATGTACTTGCAGAAGACACTTCTTTCAAGACTCTTAAACGAAAAACCAATGAACATAGCAAGTTTTTATGAAGGAGCTGACTTGATAAAAAGAAGGCTTTGCCACTGGAAAGTTCTAATTGTTTTTGATGATGTGGATGATGACCACCAATTAGAGTATTTAGTTGGAAAGCATGATTGGTTTGGTGATGGTAGTAGAGTCATTACAACAACTAGAAACAAAGATTTACTACGTAGTCATGACCAGTTATATTCTGTTCCTGAATTGGCTAAAGATGAGGCTCTTGAACTTTTTAGTTGGCACTCTTTTCAGAAACGAACTCCTGATAAAGATTTTTTGGAACTCTCCGAGTCTGTAGTAGATTATGCTAAAGGCTTACCCTTAGCTCTTAAGGTCTCGGGTTCCTTTCTCAACAAAAGAGGCATAATTGAGTGGAGAAGTGCATTAGATAGACTCAGAGATACTGGATATGAGAAAAATTTTGAGCGGCTCAGTTTAAGTCTAAATGGATTGAACCATGAAGAGAAGAATATATTCCTTGATATTGCATACTTCtttagaagaagaaagagatatGATGTGATAACAATACTAAATAGTTTTGGCTTCCGATCAGAGATTGGAATAGATGCCCTCATCCAAAAATCGGTGTTATATATTTCAAAAGGAATGGTTGAGATGCAtgatttgatagaacaaatgGGTCAGCAAGTGGCACGTAATGTTGACCGGACAAACCATAGGATCACAAGAGATCGTGGCATGAACAAGATATAA